The Mycolicibacterium duvalii DNA window CAATTCCACGACGTGGAGCGCCGTGCAGGGCGCGCTCGCGCAGCGCTTCACGGTGATCGCACCCGATCTTCTGGGTCACGGCCGGTCCGACAAACCGCGCGCGGACTACTCGGTGGCGGCATACGCCAACGGGATGCGCGACCTGCTCAGCGTGCTCGATATCGACCGCGTGACCGTGGTGGGTCACTCTCTCGGCGGTGGTGTGGCCATGCAGTTCGCCTACCAGTTCCCGCAATTGGTGGAACGACTGGTCCTCGTCGGGGCCGGCGGGGTTACCAAGGACGTCAACGTCGCGCTACGCGCCGCGTCGCTACCGCTGGGAAGCGAAGCTCTGGCGTTGCTGCGGTTGCCGCTGGTCCTGCCTGCGCTGCAACTGCTCGGTCGCCTCGGCGGTGCCGCGTTCGGTTCCACCGGTCTGGGCCGCGACATCCCGAACATGTTGCGCATTTTGGCCGATCTGCCCGAACCGACCGCGTCCTCGGCATTCGCCCGCACTCTGCGCGCAGTGGTGGACTGGCGCGGACAAGTGGTCACGATGCTCGACCGGTGCTACTTGACGCAGTCCGTTCCGGTGCAACTGGTCTGGGGCCGTTGTGATTCGGTGATCCCCGTCGCGCACGCCGACCTCGCCCACGCCGCGATGCCTGGCTCTCGACTGGAGATCTTCGAGGACTCGGGCCACTTCCCGTTTCACGACGACCCGGACCGTTTCGTCGAGGTGGTGGAGCACTTCATCGATTCCACCGAACCGGCGGTCTATGACCAGGATTATCTCCGGGACCTGCTCCGGGACGGGATCCGCGAGGCGGCGATCACCGGGCCCGTCGGTACCCGCGTCGCGGTGCTCGACGCGCTGGGCACCGACGAACGCAGCGCAACCTGACCTGCCCGGACATCCGGCGACGTACCATCGGCCCCATGGCCATCGATGTGACGGTCCTGCGGGTGTTCACCGATCGGGACGGCAGGTTCGGTAACCCGCTTGGTGTGGTCGACTCCGCGACCGTCGAGCCCGATGACCGTCAGCGCATCGCCACGCAATTGGGTTTCAGCGAAACCGTTTTCGTCACGGTGCCCGCCGAACACCTGCATTCTGCACAGGCACACATCCACACGCCGAC harbors:
- a CDS encoding alpha/beta fold hydrolase, encoding MTGQPPRLRRVRDLTPTLDYRTIHGYRRAFRIAGTGPAILLIHGIGDNSTTWSAVQGALAQRFTVIAPDLLGHGRSDKPRADYSVAAYANGMRDLLSVLDIDRVTVVGHSLGGGVAMQFAYQFPQLVERLVLVGAGGVTKDVNVALRAASLPLGSEALALLRLPLVLPALQLLGRLGGAAFGSTGLGRDIPNMLRILADLPEPTASSAFARTLRAVVDWRGQVVTMLDRCYLTQSVPVQLVWGRCDSVIPVAHADLAHAAMPGSRLEIFEDSGHFPFHDDPDRFVEVVEHFIDSTEPAVYDQDYLRDLLRDGIREAAITGPVGTRVAVLDALGTDERSAT